The Drosophila bipectinata strain 14024-0381.07 chromosome 2L, DbipHiC1v2, whole genome shotgun sequence genome has a segment encoding these proteins:
- the LOC108131229 gene encoding uncharacterized protein, which yields MTSTTDRDTAPTVTSLLQLNDDVLALIIRQLNVFQQYEIGRLNRRLESIVQTIWRTRVRSVVLQDEMFRRSSATNARFLAFILALAPYMQRLCCKDLDVRKLRLLSNQNLERITHLEWLGESNRRGRVRFVDEDVRLLSRVFPKLRRLKLRNCQITGKYLCDLEELNELCLDDCQFLESHHFRDLFRQLRLRKFDIMEDCDEVNCCDLVDLHLCPTLEHIKIADYHLCMESDITQQLLRLPRLQKLSIYSKNFVFDVLARIARPVNAPARAASLIEGFRFSGVLHDYGRFFQELANLANLKRLELHSQSEDEGDGQGLQVLGDQILSQLASQLTGLTELRLCGYQLESPAGVLEFVTKCRQLKILDMTRSRCHGELFVWRCLGILSKQRGRTEPLELWIRQTDIKPEIVHSPRCLDNARMLRIDAKQIGPSLDCMSGVLKFIFVR from the exons ATGACGTCAACAACAGATAGAGATACAG CTCCCACTGTGACTTCGCTCCTGCAGCTGAACGATGATGTCCTGGCACTGATCATCCGCCAGCTAAATGTATTCCAGCAGTATGAGATCGGCAGGTTGAATCGACGGCTGGAGAGCATTGTCCAAACCATCTGGAGGACACGAGTGCGCAGTGTTGTCCTCCAGGATGAGATGTTCCGGAGGTCATCGGCTACCAATGCACGATTCTTAGCGTTCATCCTAGCATTGGCTCCTTACATGCAGCGCCTGTGCTGCAAGGATCTGGACGTAAGGAAACTGCGACTTCTGAGTAATCAAAACCTCGAGAGGATCACGCACTTGGAGTGGCTGGGCGAGAGTAATCGTCGGGGACGCGTGCGTTTCGTGGACGAGGATGTGCGGCTTCTGAGCCGAGTGTTTCCAAAACTAAGACGGCTTAAACTGAGAAACTGCCAAATTACTGGAAAATATTTGTGCGACTTGGAGGAGCTTAACGAGCTGTGCCTGGACGACTGTCAGTTCCTGGAGTCACACCACTTCAGGGATCTCTTCCGGCAGCTGCGCCTGCGCAAATTCGACATAATGGAGGACTGCGACGAGGTCAACTGCTGTGACCTGGTCGATCTACACTTGTGCCCCACATTGGAGCACATCAAGATAGCCGACTACCACCTGTGCATGGAGTCGGATATTACGCAGCAGCTCCTCCGGTTACCACGTCTCCAGAAGCTGTCGATTTACtccaaaaattttgtatttgatGTCCTGGCGCGCATAGCCCGCCCAGTCAATGCGCCGGCCAGAGCAGCTTCGTTGATTGAGGGTTTTCGCTTCAGCGGTGTACTCCACGATTATGGACGATTTTTTCAGGAACTGGCCAACCTGGCCAACCTGAAACGACTGGAGCTCCATAGTCAATCGGAGGATGAGGGCGATGGGCAGGGACTGCAGGTCCTGGGGGATCAGATCTTAAGCCAGCTGGCAAGTCAACTAACCGGGCTCACCGAGCTCCGTTTGTGTGGATACCAACTAGAGAGTCCTGCGGGTGTGCTGGAATTCGTGACCAAGTGCCGTCAGCTGAAGATCCTGGACATGACCCGCTCTCGTTGTCATGGCGAGTTGTTTGTCTGGCGTTGTCTGGGCATTCTGTCCAAGCAAAGGGGGCGGACCGAGCCTCTGGAGCTGTGGATTCGCCAGACCGACATCAAGCCAGAAATAGTTCACAGTCCGCGATGCCTGGACAACGCGAGGATGCTCAGAATCGACGCCAAACAGATCGGACCTAGTCTAGACTGCATGTCCGGGGTGTTAAAGTTCATCTTCGTTCGGTGA